TGTTGGTGGGAACGCCTCTTTTACTGTCCATTTTCAATTCTTTGAACGAAAGTATTGTTTTTTATCACATTAAGGTTTATGCCCAGCATGTCCGGGGTGAATCCGAGTGCAAGCCCCAGCAGTTGGGTGTAATGCAACACAGGTATGTTATACTCGATACCTGTAATTCTCCGTATCTCCTCCTGCCCCAGGTCAAACTGCATGTGGCAGAAGGGACACGCATTGACTATGCAGTCCACGCCTGCCTCCTTTATCCTTGAAAGCTTATGCTGCGCAAGTCGCAGGGAGTCCTCCTTCAGTGCAGAACGGACTCCGCCTCCTGCGCCACAGCACTCGGTCTTGTCAGGGTAATCAATACTTGTGGCTCCCAGGGACTCTATCAGTTCATCAAAGAACTCCGGCCGCTCGAAACTGCCCAGGCCCCTTTCCCTGGAGGGCTTAAGAAGATGGCATCCGTAATGCACGGCCGCCCGTATGTCCAGGGGTCTTTCAACATGCTTCCCGATACCCTGCGGCCCCAGTTCCCGGTGAAGGTATTCTATGATGTGCCTGATCTCTATGCTGCCTTTGAATTCCCTGCCTATCCCTGCCAAGTGCCTGTTGACCTGCTCTCTGAGGGCTTTGTCATCTTTCATGATGCGGTTGGCATCTGCGAGGGTACTGTAACATCCATTGCATACTGTCAGTATGTCCCTGCCCAGTTCTTCAGAGAGTACTATGTTACGGGCTGCAAGAGCCAGCCAGGCTGTCCTATCAAAGGACCTGAACAGGCCCGGTGCAGGGCAGCAGGAAGCGCCCTTAAGTTCCACGCAGTCAATGTCCATCTTTGCCAGGCATAGCTTGGTTGCCATCTCTATTCCCGGATACCTGTTTGGGATCACACAGCCAAGAAAAAGTGATAGTCCTCTCATGCCGTCTCCGTTTTTGCATTACTCTTATCCCTGTCGCCCGTGAGCCTGTCAAACCCGCACGACTTCAGCAGGGTTCTGACCTCCTCAAGGCCTTCAGGGCAGCTTTGCACCGTAAGGGGTATCTCGTCGAGCCCCAGTTCTGTTCTCTGTTTCTTCCGCTCATCATCTATGGGCACTGCATGGCCATGCCGGATCAATAGTCCGCTTACTCTGCCGTGCTCCGGGAGCATGATGCCTTCGTGCACAGCAATGGACCTCAATGAGAACACTGCTTCCACGATATCAATATTCCTGGGGCAACGCTCCTGGCAGTTATAGCAGGTAGTGCACATCCACAACTGCTCGTCCTTCAGGACATCGACGGTCCTGGCAGCCTTTTTTACAAGCCTGCGGATGTTTATTGCCATATGCCTGCCGGAAGGACAGCTGCCGCTGCACACGCCGCACTGCATGCATCTGAGAGTATCTCTGCAGGCAGCCTTCATAGTGTTGAGAAGATTGGTATTATCGTGAGTGGGTTCAGACATCCTATGTTCATATTCCTATGTTGGGATATAAATTAGACTGCCTGCCTGGAATGCTCGCCAGTCTTGCGGCAAGTTAAGAAGCCAGTTTCCGGCATTTCTCTATTTTAGACATGTGGACAGGAAGTTCCGTGATAAGTGCCATGGCTGACTTTAAGGCTTTCTGACCGACCCTCAGCCGGCCTGGCGTGGGACTATCCTGTTTTTGAATAAATGTTTATTAGCGAATATTGCTCACTTATTTATGGGGGCAGATCTAATCTAATTATTGCAGCCACAGAAAATTATATATAGATGAATGTAGGTAATGGGTTACTTACACCCCTAGAATGGAGGAGTAGTTGTATGGTAAACTCAAAATCAATACCAAAGCCCACGACCGTCGAAGACGTGTTGAAGATAGTAGAAGAACGTGATGTGAAGTTCATAAGGACCCAGTTCACAGATATACTGGGCATGGTAAAGAGCTGGGCGATCCCTGCAACAGACCTTGAGAATGTCTTCAAGAACGGTGTAATGTTCGATGGTTCATCCATTGAGGGCTTTACCAGGATCGAAGAATCTGACATGGTGCTCATGCCGGACCCGTCCACTTTCCGGATACTCCCCTGGAGACCCAAGGAAGGCGCAGTCGCACGTATCATTGGCGATGTCAAGAGGCCTAACGGCAAGCCCTTCGAAGGAGACCCGAGGTTCATATTGAAGAGAGCTATCGCAGAAGCCGACAAGATGGGCTATACAATGAACGTAGGTCCTGAACTTGAGTTCTTCCTGTTCAAGCTGGATGCTGATGGCAAGCCAACAACCCAGCTCACGGACAACGGCGGATATTTCGACTTTGCCCCCCTTGACCTTGCGCAGGATGTAAGGAGAGCGATCGACTTTGCACTCGTTGACATGGGTTTCAGGCTGGAGGCGTCCCACCATGAAGTTGCACCCTCACAGCACGAGATCAACTTCAGGTTCGGCGATGTACTCTCCACAGCTGACAATGTTGTCACTTTCAAGTATGTGGTCAAGTCAGTTGCTTATCATCAGGGCTACTATGCATCCTTCATGCCAAAGCCACTGCACGGTGTGAACGGATCAGGCATGCACTCTAACCAGTCCCTCATGACGGACGGTAAGAACGCATTCTACGATCCTGAAACCAGTGACGGTCTCTCCCAGACTGCCAGATACTACATCGGCGGTCTGCTCAAGCACGTAAGAGAGTTCGCAGCTGTCACCAACTCTACAGTAAACTCTTACAAGAGACTCGTTCCGGGATACGAGGCGCCCATCTATGCAGCATGGTCCGCATCCAACAGGAGTGCACTCATACGCATACCGGCAACAAGAGGAATCGGCACAAGGGTAGAGCTCAGGTGCCCTGACCCCGCATGCAACCCCTACCTGGCATTTGCATCAATGCTGCACGCTGGTCTCGATGGTATAAAGAACAAGATAGAGCCACCGGAGGCAACTAACGTCAACATCTTCAAGCTCAGCGAGGAAGAGAAGACAAGGAGGGGCATCGAATCCCTGCCAGGCAGCCTGAGGGAATCACTTGACATCATGAAGGAAAGCGAGTTCATGAAGAACGTCCTTGGCGAGCACACCTTCAACAGCTTCCTCAAGGCAAAGAACACTGAATGGGATGACTACAAGACAATTGTCCACCCATGGGAGATAGAGAACTATCTGAGCATACTGTAAACAGAATAAGGGTACATCCCTGTTCTACCCGGTTGAAGAGTAAAGGCGGCATTGTTTTCTGCCGCCTTAAATTATACTTGTGATGACGGAATCCCATCCTTCCGCTGGCCGTTGCATGGTTTGGTCTGGCGTGAAGTTGATTACAGGGGTCCAAAAACATAGTCCTAGTGATAAACATGTGCGGAATAATAGGCGTTATCGATCGGACCAAGGCCAGAATGGACGGTTCCAGTATTAAGAGGGCCCTGAGTCTGATGAACGAAAGAGGAAGTGGAGAAGGAGCAGGATATGTAGCCTATGGCATATACCCTGATTATCCGGATTGTTATGCTATTCATGTGTTTTTCGATAATCTTATAGAACCCAAGTCCAAGGTAGATGAAGTGCTCCAGAAGTGGGGCAGGATAGTCCATCAGGAAGAGATCCCGACATACGAGCAGCCGGGACTGAAGAAGGAGCATATCCCTTGGAGATATTTCTATAAGCCATATACCGATTTCATAGTAGGCAGCAATAACCCTGCAGAGGATATAGTTAAGCAGCTTGTGATGACCGTGAACTCTACCATCCCCGGAGCTCTCATCTTCTCATCCGGAATAAACCTGGGAGTATTCAAGGCGGCAGGATGGCCGGAGGATGTTGCGGATTTCTACAGGATAGAGGATTACAAGGGTTATATCTGGCTTGCACACAACCGCTACCCGACCAATACGCCAGGCTGGTGGGGCGGCGCGCACCCGTTCAACCTGCTTGACTGGGCGGTTGTACACAATGGTGAGATCACATCCTACGGTACCAACAAGCGTTACGTTGAAAGTAACGGCTACAAGTGTACCATGTTCACCGATACGGAGGTTGTAGCTTACCTGTTCGACCTCCTGGGCAGGCGTCACGGACTTCCTTCCGAGATGGTCGTAGAAGCCCTGGCACCACATTTCTGGGATGAGATAGACCGGATGCCCGAGAAGGAGCAGAAGCTTCAGCGTACCCTGCGCCTTACATATGGTCCGGCGCTCATGAACGGACCCTTCGCCATCGTGGTTGCAACGAGCAAGGGCATTGTTGGATTCACTGACAGGATAAAGCTTCGCCCTCTTGTGGTTGGAGAGAACGGCTCACGTCTCTACATTTCCAGCGAGGAGGCAGCCATCCGTGTGATGGACCCGGAAGTGAACGCAATATATATGCCAAGGGCAGGCGAGCCCGTAGTAGGGAGGGTTGTACAATGAGCCTGGGTAGTGTTCCGCTTAAGTACAGGATAAGTATTGACCGCGACCAATGCATGAAGTGCATGCGCTGCGTTGATAACTGTTCATATGGGGTTTACAGGATAGAGAACGATAAGATCCTGATCGACTCCCGCAGGTGTACTGCCTGCCACCGCTGCATTTCCATGTGTCCCAGGGATGCCATCTCCCTTCAGGAGAAGCCCGTGGACTACCGCAGTCACCCTCTCTGGACAGCACAGGCCCGTGAGGATATAATAAACCAGGCCCGCACAGGTAAGATCATCCTGGCCGGAATGGGTAACGCGATGGATTATCCTATTATCTTTGACAGGCTGGTGCTCGATGCCTGCCAGGTAACGAACCCGAGCATCGATCCGCTGAGGGAGCCCATGGAGCTGCGTACCTACCTTGGGAAGAAGCCTGCAAGGCTTGAGTTCACAAGGGATGACAAGGGCGATATAGAGCTCAAGACCGAACTGGCCCCAAATCTCAAGCTGGAGACTCCCATCATGATAGGCCACATGAGCTATGGTGCCATCAGCCTGAACGCACAGCTCAGCATGGCCAAGGCAGTAGCAAAGACCGGGACATTCATGGGCACCGGTGAGGGTGGCATGCACGAGTCCCTCTATCCGTACCAGAACAATATGATTGTTCAGGTCGCATCCGGACGTTTCGGTGTGGACATCAACTACCTGGAGCGCGGTGCGGCAATAGAGATAAAGATCGGGCAGGGGGCAAAGCCAGGTATCGGGGGCCACCTTCCTGGAGAGAAGGTGTGCCCTGATGTTTCGTGTACACGCATGATCCCTCTTGGATCGGATGCCATAAGCCCTGCCCCTCATCATGATATTTACAGCATCGAGGACCTTGCACAGCTTGTGCGCAGCCTTAAGGAAGCCACGGAATGGAAGAAGCCTATCTTTGTCAAGATAGCTGCTGTCCATAATGTGGCAGCCATAGCTGCAGGAATTGCCAGATCTTCAGCCGACGCGGTTGTAATTGACGGTTTCCGAGGAGGTACCGGTGCAGCCCCGAAGGTGTTCAGGGACAACGTTGGTATCCCGATCGAAGCCGCAGTTGCGGCCGTGGACCAGAAGCTGAATGACCAGGGCGTAAGGAACGAGATATCCGTGATAGCAAGCGGAGGTATCCGCAACAGTGCGGACCTTGCAAAGTCCATAGCACTTGGCGCGGATGCCGTCTACATAGGCACAGCTTCGCTCATAGCCCTTGGATGCAGGGTGTGTGGCAACTGCTACCGGGGACTCTGTCCATGGGGTATCGCTACCCAGAGGCCTGACCTGGTCAGCCGCATCGATACTGATGTCGGCGCGGAGCATGTTGCAAATCTTATCCATGCCTGGACCCTGGAACTGAGCGAGCTGATGGGTGCTGCAGGGATCAACAGTATTGAAAGCCTGCGTGGTAACCGCGAGAGACTGCGCGGCTACATGCTGGACGAAGGCATGCTGAACGTCCTGAAGGTAGACCCTGTGGGGGCCTGATATCATGGAAACAATGGCCATTGACGCAAAGGGCATGCACTACACGCCTCTGAACAGGATGATACGCGAGGCAGTGGCCTCAGGTGTAAAGGAGATCGTGATAGATAATGTCCTGGGACAGCGCTTCATAGCCAACGGTCTCCGTGGCGATGTCAGGATAACCATCAACGGCGTGCCGGGAGGCGACCTTGGGATGTTCATGAGTGGCCCTGAGTGTATAGTGCGCGGTGACTGCGAGCATGCGCCGGGAAACACAATGGACAACGGTACCATTGTCATCCACGGCAGTGCCGGTGACGCGGTGGCGCACAGCATGCGCGGAGGCAAGGTGTTCGTCAGGGGCAATATCGGATACAGGGGCGGTATCCATATGAAAGAGTACAGCCAGAAGCGCCCCGTGCTTGCAATAGGCGGCACATCTCATGCATTCCTGGGAGAATACATGGCAGGCGGGATCATCCTTGTTCTCGGAATAGGGCACGAGACCGCACTGGAGGACAGAGGTATCGGCAGTGGCATCCACGGCGGCGAGATAATCAT
This DNA window, taken from Methanolobus chelungpuianus, encodes the following:
- the glnA gene encoding type I glutamate--ammonia ligase; protein product: MVNSKSIPKPTTVEDVLKIVEERDVKFIRTQFTDILGMVKSWAIPATDLENVFKNGVMFDGSSIEGFTRIEESDMVLMPDPSTFRILPWRPKEGAVARIIGDVKRPNGKPFEGDPRFILKRAIAEADKMGYTMNVGPELEFFLFKLDADGKPTTQLTDNGGYFDFAPLDLAQDVRRAIDFALVDMGFRLEASHHEVAPSQHEINFRFGDVLSTADNVVTFKYVVKSVAYHQGYYASFMPKPLHGVNGSGMHSNQSLMTDGKNAFYDPETSDGLSQTARYYIGGLLKHVREFAAVTNSTVNSYKRLVPGYEAPIYAAWSASNRSALIRIPATRGIGTRVELRCPDPACNPYLAFASMLHAGLDGIKNKIEPPEATNVNIFKLSEEEKTRRGIESLPGSLRESLDIMKESEFMKNVLGEHTFNSFLKAKNTEWDDYKTIVHPWEIENYLSIL
- the hdrB gene encoding CoB--CoM heterodisulfide reductase subunit B, producing MRGLSLFLGCVIPNRYPGIEMATKLCLAKMDIDCVELKGASCCPAPGLFRSFDRTAWLALAARNIVLSEELGRDILTVCNGCYSTLADANRIMKDDKALREQVNRHLAGIGREFKGSIEIRHIIEYLHRELGPQGIGKHVERPLDIRAAVHYGCHLLKPSRERGLGSFERPEFFDELIESLGATSIDYPDKTECCGAGGGVRSALKEDSLRLAQHKLSRIKEAGVDCIVNACPFCHMQFDLGQEEIRRITGIEYNIPVLHYTQLLGLALGFTPDMLGINLNVIKNNTFVQRIENGQ
- a CDS encoding class II glutamine amidotransferase, with translation MCGIIGVIDRTKARMDGSSIKRALSLMNERGSGEGAGYVAYGIYPDYPDCYAIHVFFDNLIEPKSKVDEVLQKWGRIVHQEEIPTYEQPGLKKEHIPWRYFYKPYTDFIVGSNNPAEDIVKQLVMTVNSTIPGALIFSSGINLGVFKAAGWPEDVADFYRIEDYKGYIWLAHNRYPTNTPGWWGGAHPFNLLDWAVVHNGEITSYGTNKRYVESNGYKCTMFTDTEVVAYLFDLLGRRHGLPSEMVVEALAPHFWDEIDRMPEKEQKLQRTLRLTYGPALMNGPFAIVVATSKGIVGFTDRIKLRPLVVGENGSRLYISSEEAAIRVMDPEVNAIYMPRAGEPVVGRVVQ
- a CDS encoding glutamate synthase-related protein translates to MSLGSVPLKYRISIDRDQCMKCMRCVDNCSYGVYRIENDKILIDSRRCTACHRCISMCPRDAISLQEKPVDYRSHPLWTAQAREDIINQARTGKIILAGMGNAMDYPIIFDRLVLDACQVTNPSIDPLREPMELRTYLGKKPARLEFTRDDKGDIELKTELAPNLKLETPIMIGHMSYGAISLNAQLSMAKAVAKTGTFMGTGEGGMHESLYPYQNNMIVQVASGRFGVDINYLERGAAIEIKIGQGAKPGIGGHLPGEKVCPDVSCTRMIPLGSDAISPAPHHDIYSIEDLAQLVRSLKEATEWKKPIFVKIAAVHNVAAIAAGIARSSADAVVIDGFRGGTGAAPKVFRDNVGIPIEAAVAAVDQKLNDQGVRNEISVIASGGIRNSADLAKSIALGADAVYIGTASLIALGCRVCGNCYRGLCPWGIATQRPDLVSRIDTDVGAEHVANLIHAWTLELSELMGAAGINSIESLRGNRERLRGYMLDEGMLNVLKVDPVGA
- the hdrC gene encoding CoB--CoM heterodisulfide reductase subunit C is translated as MSEPTHDNTNLLNTMKAACRDTLRCMQCGVCSGSCPSGRHMAINIRRLVKKAARTVDVLKDEQLWMCTTCYNCQERCPRNIDIVEAVFSLRSIAVHEGIMLPEHGRVSGLLIRHGHAVPIDDERKKQRTELGLDEIPLTVQSCPEGLEEVRTLLKSCGFDRLTGDRDKSNAKTETA